The following coding sequences are from one Triticum dicoccoides isolate Atlit2015 ecotype Zavitan chromosome 4A, WEW_v2.0, whole genome shotgun sequence window:
- the LOC119288483 gene encoding receptor-like protein kinase ANXUR1, producing the protein MAAARGRGRGRGRGRCVLLAAVLLLTTVVGADIYKPTDSILVHCGSDKDGQDEDGRKWTTDKDSKWLPDGGKSSIMGTADVADPSLPSPVPYMTARVFPKETAYTFPVADADRHWVRLHFYPAAYHGIPADHFFFSVTTSTGVTLLRNFSVYITAKALTQAYIIREFSLPPSTAGSLSLKFTPTAMNNASYAFVNGIEVISMPSFFGDPATLVGLNDQSLDASAANLQTMYRLSVGGSYIPPANDSGLSREWFSDTPYVYGAATGVTFEANDTVPIKYLAPADEYAAPVSIYDSFRHMGRDPKMNKNNNLTWVFEVDGNFTYLLRLHFCSLMEDKINQVVFAILLNNKTATTTGSADIIAWAKEKNPANPGAPGKGVPVFKDYAVFMPAAPAGNDTILWLTLRPDTATRTQFVNAFLNGLEVFKVSDASGNLAGPNPDISKMLAEAELGAVEGQFREKPSNVGALIGGAAGGAAAFGLVAAVCFVAYQSKRRRELSSSPSHSSSGWLPVYGGSTSVSKSSGGRSAATLNPNITAMCRHFSLQEIKSATKGFDESLVIGVGGFGKVYRGVVDGDTKVAVKRSNPSSEQGVLEFQTEIEMLSKLRHKHLVSLIGCCEDNGEMILVYDYMAHGTLREHLYNKSGKPPLPWRQRLEIVIGAARGLHYLHTGAKYTIIHRDVKTTNILVDDKWVAKVSDFGLSKTGPTVQNQTHVSTMVKGSFGYLDPEYFRRQKLTEKSDVYSFGVVLFEVLCGRPALNPSLPREQVSLADHALSCQRKGTLEEIVDPVLEGKIAPDCLKKFAETAEKCLADQGVDRPSMGDVLWNLEFALQMQDTFDNGGKPPEVDDYSSSFTIAQPSMEESLAANAAALSLISEDMDEEDIANSVIFSQIAKPTGR; encoded by the coding sequence ATGGCGGCCGCCCGAGGCCGAGGCCGAGGCCGAGGCCGAGGCCGATGCGTCCTTCTCGCTGCCGTCCTCCTCTTGACGACGGTGGTCGGCGCAGACATATACAAGCCAACGGACTCCATTCTGGTTCACTGCGGGTCGGACAAGGACGGGCAGGACGAGGACGGCAGGAAGTGGACCACCGACAAGGACAGCAAGTGGCTCCCCGACGGCGGCAAGTCCTCCATCATGGGCACCGCCGACGTGGCGGACCCGTCGCTCCCCTCCCCCGTGCCCTACATGACGGCGCGGGTCTTCCCCAAGGAGACCGCCTACACCTTCCCCGTGGCCGACGCCGACCGCCACTGGGTGCGCCTCCACTTCTACCCGGCGGCCTACCACGGCATCCCCGCCGACCACTTCTTCTTCTCCGTCACCACCTCCACCGGCGTCACGCTGCTGCGCAACTTCAGCGTCTACATCACCGCCAAGGCCCTCACCCAGGCCTACATCATCCGGGagttctccctccctccctccaccgcCGGCTCGCTCTCCCTCAAATTCACGCCCACCGCCATGAACAACGCCTCCTACGCCTTCGTCAACGGCATCGAGGTCATCTCCATGCCCAGCTTCTTCGGCGACCCGGCCACACTGGTCGGCCTCAACGACCAGTCCCTCGACGCCAGCGCCGCCAACCTGCAGACCATGTACCGGCTCAGCGTCGGCGGCTCCTACATCCCGCCCGCCAACGACTCCGGCCTGTCCCGCGAGTGGTTCTCCGACACGCCCTACGTCTACGGCGCCGCCACGGGCGTCACCTTCGAGGCcaacgacacggtcccgatcaagtACCTGGCCCCCGCCGACGAGTACGCCGCGCCCGTCAGCATCTACGACTCGTTCCGCCACATGGGGCGCGACCCCAAGATGAACAAGAACAACAACCTCACCTGGGTGTTCGAGGTGGACGGCAACTTCACCTACCTCCTCCGCCTCCACTTCTGCTCGCTCATGGAAGACAAGATCAACCAGGTCGTCTTCGCCATCCTCCTCAACAACAAGACGGCCACCACCACCGGCAGCGCCGACATCATCGCCTGGGCCAAGGAGAAGAACCCTGCTAATCCCGGCGCGCCCGGCAAGGGCGTGCCGGTCTTCAAGGACTACGCGGTGTTCATGCCCGCCGCCCCGGCGGGCAACGACACCATCCTCTGGCTCACGCTGCGCCCGGACACCGCCACCAGAACACAGTTCGTCAACGCTTTCCTCAACGGCCTGGAGGTGTTTAAGGTGAGCGACGCCTCCGGCAACCTGGCCGGCCCAAACCCGGACATCTCCAAGATGCTGGCGGAGGCCGAGCTGGGGGCCGTGGAGGGGCAGTTCAGGGAGAAGCCGAGCAACGTCGGGGCGCTCATcggcggggcggcgggcggcgcggcggcgttcgGGCTGGTGGCGGCCGTGTGCTTCGTGGCGTACCAGAGCAAGAGGAGGAGGGAGCTGAGCAGCAGCCCGTCGCACTCCTCCTCCGGGTGGCTGCCGGTGTACGGCGGGTCGACGAGCGTGAGCAAGTCGTCGGGCGGCAGGAGCGCGGCAACGCTCAACCCCAACATCACGGCCATGTGCCGGCACTTCTCGCTCCAGGAGATAAAGTCGGCGACCAAGGGGTTCGACGAGTCGCTGGTGATCGGCGTGGGCGGGTTCGGCAAGGTGTACCGCGGGGTGGTGGACGGGGACACCAAGGTGGCCGTCAAGCGGAGCAACCCGTCGTCGGAGCAGGGGGTACTGGAGTTCCAGACGGAGATCGAGATGCTGTCCAAGCTGCGGCACAAGCACCTGGTGTCCCTCATCGGCTGCTGCGAGGACAACGGCGAGATGATCCTGGTGTACGACTACATGGCGCACGGCACGCTGCGGGAGCACCTGTACAACAAGAGCGGCAAGCCGCCGCTGCCGTGGAGGCAGCGGCTGGAGATCGTCATCGGCGCCGCCCGGGGGCTGCACTACCTCCACACGGGCGCCAAGTACACCATCATCCACCGGGACGTCAAGACCACCAACATCCTGGTGGACGACAAGTGGGTGGCCAAGGTGTCCGACTTCGGCCTCTCCAAGACGGGGCCGACGGTGCAGAACCAGACGCACGTGAGCACCATGGTGAAGGGCAGCTTCGGGTACCTGGACCCGGAGTACTTCCGGCGGCAGAAGCTGACGGAGAAGTCGGACGTCTACTCGTTCGGCGTGGTGCTGTTCGAGGTGCTGTGCGGGCGGCCGGCGCTGAACCCGAGCCTGCCGCGGGAGCAGGTGAGCCTGGCGGACCACGCGCTGAGCTGCCAGCGGAAGGGCACCCTGGAGGAGATCGTGGACCCGGTGCTGGAGGGGAAGATCGCGCCCGACTGCCTCAAGAAGTTCGCCGAGACGGCGGAGAAGTGCCTGGCGGACCAGGGCGTGGACCGGCCGTCCATGGGCGACGTGCTGTGGAACCTCGAGTTCGCGCTGCAGATGCAGGACACCTTCGACAACGGCGGCAAGCCGCCCGAGGTCGACGACTACAGCAGCAGCTTCACCATCGCCCAGCCGTCCATGGAGGAGAGCCTGGCGGCCAACGCCGCGGCGCTCTCGCTCATCagcgaggacatggacgaggaggaCATTGCCAACTCCGTCATCTTCTCCCAGATCGCTAAACCAACCGGACGATGA